Proteins from one Antennarius striatus isolate MH-2024 chromosome 12, ASM4005453v1, whole genome shotgun sequence genomic window:
- the lrrfip1a gene encoding neurofilament medium polypeptide isoform X2 — protein MSDESPLRTSSSSASGCFFSRQKRYVKADPRPCSGERERSGHHHTELKSWRTIPWRSCRYDWSRSYLLNAEGCKLSWFPEGSRTAGRRLAGRGLRAALAGRPQTPPVKQTSSEDSERYSRSSRIHTLSDEDERMSVGSRGSVRDSSSSLSHRKSKKKKKHKDRDRNGCDDDYSVLSSRSSRLSDDSRASRASRLDLPPASYSSTDLYGFDGLSSSRNTGSAFNGYQPLEFSSYRGSSSRTSSRASSARTSPVDNCSSVASFLRSAAGGAGLPRDLDDVTIPDFSDVEDREYLEKGPRAASALTGGTLTSLGGSSSRRGSGETAITLDGESTLREIKEIHELKDQIQDVEIKYMQNLKEAKDALAEVEEKYRKAMVSNAQLDNEKNNLMYQVDTLKDSLMELEELLSESQRSYEEKVKEVEREKHAHSVLQFHFNEMKETLKQSEELLNEIRQLRIKQEGFVREISDLQETVEWKDKKIGALERQKEYSDAIRIERDELREEVVKLKDILKKHGIVLGPDLNVNGDIGEADVDGSSAPAAASHPAVDPSPVEGNSMLGNTEETLTSREEEEMHPNQFLEAKENLVSSDLLCDVAVTTFETPTEEKTPTKEDEAKETGLRKDSNVDFDECSDAETNVFIVHVPGATSSEENVPEKDAGETRNPDLEALEPSSSVDTQIRENIYDEPEIKQEDVEENKSESIPEEKVTKDLVKESLPEEFIPTLSSTEPQPEPEVENDEAEEVCKSQPQGGAASGKKKRKKRRGKKKGGPAEDKNQEKDETVEEKSKKQNQAKSATTGQTTEPNAGDSVSETLQESKVEEVKSEQVRKQDVEGVDVVRLTDETFEDSRMEPDKEQTLKTENTEETCLTTSGSLSDTEIREDDVLGEQDEEQSLGSQNVKTDTPTDNCSPTDSLKEHKGMDPENNEQNEEQTQNAGEEKIVTPETLTTAEPQKETKEDDVLEEQEEPSLATETTNTDTPTKTPVESRMMQDEEQTEDTEVQALKEIGDDVGDEENKEQNLETEEVEAGETPGTLKESRMEPKNNENVIEQSSETENDDEKSMTPSDILSNDEPLKEIREDENLDDQKEEQSSASETVKPETPTEILSTLETLKDPENVEKLDEQTLETEKESMSPSTVGDLKALCVSALSSKLSKVSDEAEEAPEMVQEDEKAGAEIEQQSVEDKSQLEPDGTEKEELKEEEGDGKAFNAEKSLDEQLEEPTSEESADTKEIDTFNSSDPLEHAAGIGCSTEEDDRKEEAAEDPDLDTRRRDLLSETHDGSSEEQPQEPDEEKSEDAASPQPNLRDTDEEDGDDEEGQSFDFDDMDVEVAIATNLPEHQQDSVEEGVEVTSEEGGRDGSGSGLTHTEQSPADEDEQVERKPLQEAAGGNQKPTAEEEEQVAVVEESGVVSETVTQTPVEEGLDAVAQLQEKDEASPQSVGPGVGSKETKKDVKKNSKKGKAKGKEECKMS, from the exons ATGAGCGATGAGTCGCCACTCCGCACGTCTTCCTCCAGCGCTTCCGGATGTTTCTTCTCTCGCCAAAAACGGTATGTGAAGGCGGATCCTCGTCCGTGTAGCGGCGAGCGGGAGCGCAGCGGTCACCATCATACGGAACTCAAATCCTGGCGCACCATCCCGTGGCGATCCTGCCGATATGATTGGTCGAGGTCCTACCTGCTGAATGCTGAAGGATGCAAGCTCTCCTGGTTCCCTGAGGGCAGCAGGACGGCCGGGCGCCGGCTGGCGGGGAGGGGGCTGAGGGCCGCCCTCGCCGGGCGCCCGCAAACCCCTCCGGTCAAGCAGACGAGCTCG GAAGACAGTGAGAGATACTCACGCTCTTCACGGATTCACACG CTCTCAGACGAGGATGAGCGGATGTCGGTGGGCAGCCGGGGCAGCGTCCGG gactcctcctcctcgctctcacacaggaagtcaaagaaaaagaagaaacacaaagacagagac AGGAACGGCTGTGACGATGACTACAGCGTCCTGTCCAGCCGG AGCTCCAGACTTAGCGATGACAGCCGAGCGTCTCGTGCCTCCAGACTCGACCTGCCGCCG GCCTCTTACTCTTCCACTGACTTGTACGGCTTTGATGGTCTGTCCTCCTCAAGAAACACAGGTTCAGCCTTCAATGGGTACCAG CCTTTAGAGTTCTCTAGTTATCGCGGCTCCAGCTCCAGAACCTCGTCCAGGGCCAGTTCGGCCCGAACCAGCCCAGTG GACAACTGCAGCTCCGTGGCCAGTTTCTTGAGGAGCGCGGCTGGCGGCGCGGGTCTCCCCCGGGACCTGGATGACGTCACTATTCCTGACTTTTCTGAT GTGGAGGACAGAGAGTATCTCGAGAAG GGTCCTCGAGCAGCGTCTGCTTTAACAGGAGGAACGCTCACGTCTTTAGGCGGCTCGTCTTCGCGGAGAGGAAGCGGTGAGACAGCCATAACTCTAGACGGAGAGAGCACTCTTCGAGAGATTAAG GAGATTCACGAACTGAAGGATCAGATTCAAGATGTGGAAATCAAGTACATGCAGAATCTAAAAGAAGCCAAG GACGCGTTAgcggaggtggaggagaagtatCGTAAGGCCATGGTGTCCAATGCCCAGCTGGACAACGAGAAGAACAACCTGATGTACCAGGTGGACACGCTGAAGGACTCCctgatggagctggaggagctcctGTCCGAGTCGCAGAGGAGCTACGAGGAGAAGGTCAAG gaagtggaaagagagaaacaCGCCCACAGCGTGCTTCAGTTCCACTTCAACGAAATGAAAGAGACACTAAAACAGAGTGAAGAGCTGCTAAAT GAGATCCGTCAGCTGCGTATCAAACAGGAAGGTTTCGTCAGAGAAATCTCTGACCTGCAGGAGACGGTGGAgtggaaagataaaaaaatcGGG GCCTTAGAGCGACAGAAAGAATACTCGGATGCTATCCGAATAGAGCGAGATGAGCTCAGAGAAGAGGTGGTGAAGCTGAAAGACATTCTGAAG AAACATGGGATCGTATTGGGACCCGATCTAAACGTCAACGGAGACATCGGCGAGGCCGACGTCGATGGATCCTCCGCTCCAGCCGCTGCTTCCCACCCGGCTGTGGATCCCTCCCCAGTGGAGGGGAACAGCATGCTCG GCAACACAGAGGAAACTCTGACAAgtagagaagaggaagagatgcaTCCAAATCAGTTTCTGGAAGCCAAAGAGAATCTTGTGAGCTCTGATTTGCTCTGTGATGTTGCCGTGACGACATTCGAAACgccaacagaagaaaaaacacccACAAAAGAAGACGAGGCTAAAGAAACTGGCCTCCGCAAAGACTCAAATGTGGACTTTGATGAATGTTCAGACGCAGAAACTAATGTTTTTATCGTTCACGTTCCTGGTGCAACCAGTTCTGAGGAGAATGTTCCAGAAAAAGATGCAGGAGAAACCAGGAACCCGGATTTAGAGGCATTAGAACCCAGCAGTAGCGTTGACACACAAATTAGAGAGAACATATATGACGAGCCAGAAATCAAACAGGAAGATGTTGAGGAGAATAAGTCAGAGTCAATTCCTGAGGAAAAAGTCACAAAAGATCTTGTGAAAGAAAGTTTACCTGAAGAGTTCATCCCAACTTTATCGAGTACCGAACCTCAACCGGAACCTGAGGTAGAAAATGATGAGGCAGAGGAAGTATGTAAATCCCAGCCTCAGGGTGGTGCAGCCTcagggaagaagaaaaggaagaagaggagaggcaaGAAGAAAGGAGGACCAGCGGAGGATAAGAACCAAGAAAAGGACGAAACCGTTgaagaaaagagcaaaaaacagAATCAGGCAAAATCAGCTACAACAGGCCAAACAACAGAACCCAATGCGGGTGACTCTGTCAGTGAAACGCTCCAAGAATCCAAGGTAGAGGAAGTTAAAAGTGAGCAGGTCAGGAAACAGGATGTAGAAGGAGTAGATGTAGTGAGACTCACTGATGAAACCTTTGAAGACTCAAGAATGGAGCCGGACAAAGAACAAACCctaaagacagaaaacacagaagaaactTGTTTGACGACTTCAGGCTCTTTGTCTGACACTGAGATAAGAGAGGACGATGTTTTAGGTGAACAGGATGAGGAACAAAGTTTGGGAAGTCAAAACGTAAAGACGGACACGCCCACTGATAACTGTTCTCCAACTGACAGTCTTAAAGAACACAAAGGAATGGATCCCGAAAACAATGAACAAAACGAGGAACAAACACAAAACGCAGGAGAAGAAAAGATTGTGACTCCTGAGACCTTGACTACAGCTGAACCTCAGAAGGAAACCAAAGAGGATGATGTCTTAGAAGAACAAGAGGAACCAAGTTTGGCAACCGAAACGACAAACACCGATACGCCCACAAAAACTCCTGTGGAATCCAGAATGATGCAAGATGAGGAGCAAACAGAAGATACAGAAGTACAAGCTCTCAAGGAAATAGGAGATGATGTCGGCGATGAAGAGAATAAAGAGCAAAATTTAGAAACAGAAGAGGTAGAAGCAGGAGAAACACCAGGAACACTGAAGGAATCTAGAATGGAAcccaaaaacaatgaaaacgtTATAGAGCAAAGTTCAGAGACAGAAAACGATGACGAAAAGTCCATGACGCCGTCTGACATCCTGTCCAATGATGAacctctgaaggagatcagaGAGGATGAGAACTTAGATGACCAGAAAGAGGAACAAAGTTCAGCAAGTGAAACAGTAAAACCTGAGACACCCACTGAAATCCTTTCCACCTTGGAAACTCTCAAAGATCCAGAAAACGTTGAGAAACTTGATGAACAGACTTTGGAAACTGAGAAAGAGAGCATGTCTCCGTCTACCGTTGGAGATCTCAAGGCTTTGTGTGTCTCAGCGTTGTCTTCAAAACTGTCTAAGGTCTCTGATGAGGCAGAGGAGGCACCAGAGATGGTCCAAGAGGATGAGAAAGCAGGCGCTGAGATCGAACAGCAATCCGTGGAGGATAAATCACAGCTAGAACCAGATGGAACTGaaaaggaggagctgaaggaagaggaaggcgaCGGAAAAGCTTTCAACGCTGAAAAAAGTCTGGATGAACAACTGGAGGAACCAACCAGTGAGGAGTCTGCTGATACCAAAGAAATCGACACGTTTAACTCATCAGATCCGCTGGAACACGCTGCTGGGATTGGTTGTTCCACCGAGGAGgatgacaggaaggaggaagcagctgaGGATCCAGACCTGGACACCAGACGGAGGGATCTCCTCAGTGAGACACATGATGGTTCCTCAGAGGAGCAACCACAGGAACCCGACGAAGAAAAGTCTGAGGACGCAGCTTCACCTCAACCAAACCTGCGGGACACTGACGAAGAGGACGGTGACGACGAGGAAGGGCAGTCGTTTGACTTTGATGACATGGACGTGGAGGTTGCTATAGCAACAAACCTCCCTGAACATCAGCAGGATAGCGTGGAGGAGGGCGTCGAAGTCACGTCAGAGGAAGGCGGCCGTgacggttcaggttcaggcCTGACTCACACAGAGCAGAGTCCAGCCGATGAAGACGAGCAGGTTGAGAGGAAGCCTCTCCAGGAAGCTGCAGGTGGGAACCAGAAACCCacagctgaggaggaagaacaggtCGCAGTTGTCGAGGAGTCGGGCGTCGTGTCGGAAACGGTCACCCAGACGCCCGTAGAGGAAGGATTAGACGCTGTGGCACAGCTACAGGAGAAAGACGAGGCGTCACCACAGAGTGTCGGTCCAGGGGTCGGCAGCAAAGAGACGAAGAAAGACGTGAAGAAGAACAGCAAGAAAGGCAAAGCGAAGGGCAAAGAGGAGTGTAAAATGTCTTAG
- the lrrfip1a gene encoding neurofilament medium polypeptide isoform X16, with protein sequence MAWTPDWTTEGTANGATLSSGCSQTRMSGCRWAAGAASGCFTVLHLFSPALKDSSSSLSHRKSKKKKKHKDRDRNGCDDDYSVLSSRSSRLSDDSRASRASRLDLPPASYSSTDLYGFDGLSSSRNTGSAFNGYQPLEFSSYRGSSSRTSSRASSARTSPVDNCSSVASFLRSAAGGAGLPRDLDDVTIPDFSDVEDREYLEKGPRAASALTGGTLTSLGGSSSRRGSGETAITLDGESTLREIKEIHELKDQIQDVEIKYMQNLKEAKDALAEVEEKYRKAMVSNAQLDNEKNNLMYQVDTLKDSLMELEELLSESQRSYEEKVKEVEREKHAHSVLQFHFNEMKETLKQSEELLNEIRQLRIKQEGFVREISDLQETVEWKDKKIGALERQKEYSDAIRIERDELREEVVKLKDILKKHGIVLGPDLNVNGDIGEADVDGSSAPAAASHPAVDPSPVEGNSMLGNTEETLTSREEEEMHPNQFLEAKENLVSSDLLCDVAVTTFETPTEEKTPTKEDEAKETGLRKDSNVDFDECSDAETNVFIVHVPGATSSEENVPEKDAGETRNPDLEALEPSSSVDTQIRENIYDEPEIKQEDVEENKSESIPEEKVTKDLVKESLPEEFIPTLSSTEPQPEPEVENDEAEEVCKSQPQGGAASGKKKRKKRRGKKKGGPAEDKNQEKDETVEEKSKKQNQAKSATTGQTTEPNAGDSVSETLQESKVEEVKSEQVRKQDVEGVDVVRLTDETFEDSRMEPDKEQTLKTENTEETCLTTSGSLSDTEIREDDVLGEQDEEQSLGSQNVKTDTPTDNCSPTDSLKEHKGMDPENNEQNEEQTQNAGEEKIVTPETLTTAEPQKETKEDDVLEEQEEPSLATETTNTDTPTKTPVESRMMQDEEQTEDTEVQALKEIGDDVGDEENKEQNLETEEVEAGETPGTLKESRMEPKNNENVIEQSSETENDDEKSMTPSDILSNDEPLKEIREDENLDDQKEEQSSASETVKPETPTEILSTLETLKDPENVEKLDEQTLETEKESMSPSTVGDLKALCVSALSSKLSKVSDEAEEAPEMVQEDEKAGAEIEQQSVEDKSQLEPDGTEKEELKEEEGDGKAFNAEKSLDEQLEEPTSEESADTKEIDTFNSSDPLEHAAGIGCSTEEDDRKEEAAEDPDLDTRRRDLLSETHDGSSEEQPQEPDEEKSEDAASPQPNLRDTDEEDGDDEEGQSFDFDDMDVEVAIATNLPEHQQDSVEEGVEVTSEEGGRDGSGSGLTHTEQSPADEDEQVERKPLQEAAGGNQKPTAEEEEQVAVVEESGVVSETVTQTPVEEGLDAVAQLQEKDEASPQSVGPGVGSKETKKDVKKNSKKGKAKGKEECKMS encoded by the exons ATGGCTTGGACCCCCGACTGGACGACCGAGGGGACAGCAAATGGGGCGACATTGAGCAGTGGATG CTCTCAGACGAGGATGAGCGGATGTCGGTGGGCAGCCGGGGCAGCGTCCGG GTGCTTCACcgttcttcatctcttttccccCGCCCTGAaggactcctcctcctcgctctcacacaggaagtcaaagaaaaagaagaaacacaaagacagagac AGGAACGGCTGTGACGATGACTACAGCGTCCTGTCCAGCCGG AGCTCCAGACTTAGCGATGACAGCCGAGCGTCTCGTGCCTCCAGACTCGACCTGCCGCCG GCCTCTTACTCTTCCACTGACTTGTACGGCTTTGATGGTCTGTCCTCCTCAAGAAACACAGGTTCAGCCTTCAATGGGTACCAG CCTTTAGAGTTCTCTAGTTATCGCGGCTCCAGCTCCAGAACCTCGTCCAGGGCCAGTTCGGCCCGAACCAGCCCAGTG GACAACTGCAGCTCCGTGGCCAGTTTCTTGAGGAGCGCGGCTGGCGGCGCGGGTCTCCCCCGGGACCTGGATGACGTCACTATTCCTGACTTTTCTGAT GTGGAGGACAGAGAGTATCTCGAGAAG GGTCCTCGAGCAGCGTCTGCTTTAACAGGAGGAACGCTCACGTCTTTAGGCGGCTCGTCTTCGCGGAGAGGAAGCGGTGAGACAGCCATAACTCTAGACGGAGAGAGCACTCTTCGAGAGATTAAG GAGATTCACGAACTGAAGGATCAGATTCAAGATGTGGAAATCAAGTACATGCAGAATCTAAAAGAAGCCAAG GACGCGTTAgcggaggtggaggagaagtatCGTAAGGCCATGGTGTCCAATGCCCAGCTGGACAACGAGAAGAACAACCTGATGTACCAGGTGGACACGCTGAAGGACTCCctgatggagctggaggagctcctGTCCGAGTCGCAGAGGAGCTACGAGGAGAAGGTCAAG gaagtggaaagagagaaacaCGCCCACAGCGTGCTTCAGTTCCACTTCAACGAAATGAAAGAGACACTAAAACAGAGTGAAGAGCTGCTAAAT GAGATCCGTCAGCTGCGTATCAAACAGGAAGGTTTCGTCAGAGAAATCTCTGACCTGCAGGAGACGGTGGAgtggaaagataaaaaaatcGGG GCCTTAGAGCGACAGAAAGAATACTCGGATGCTATCCGAATAGAGCGAGATGAGCTCAGAGAAGAGGTGGTGAAGCTGAAAGACATTCTGAAG AAACATGGGATCGTATTGGGACCCGATCTAAACGTCAACGGAGACATCGGCGAGGCCGACGTCGATGGATCCTCCGCTCCAGCCGCTGCTTCCCACCCGGCTGTGGATCCCTCCCCAGTGGAGGGGAACAGCATGCTCG GCAACACAGAGGAAACTCTGACAAgtagagaagaggaagagatgcaTCCAAATCAGTTTCTGGAAGCCAAAGAGAATCTTGTGAGCTCTGATTTGCTCTGTGATGTTGCCGTGACGACATTCGAAACgccaacagaagaaaaaacacccACAAAAGAAGACGAGGCTAAAGAAACTGGCCTCCGCAAAGACTCAAATGTGGACTTTGATGAATGTTCAGACGCAGAAACTAATGTTTTTATCGTTCACGTTCCTGGTGCAACCAGTTCTGAGGAGAATGTTCCAGAAAAAGATGCAGGAGAAACCAGGAACCCGGATTTAGAGGCATTAGAACCCAGCAGTAGCGTTGACACACAAATTAGAGAGAACATATATGACGAGCCAGAAATCAAACAGGAAGATGTTGAGGAGAATAAGTCAGAGTCAATTCCTGAGGAAAAAGTCACAAAAGATCTTGTGAAAGAAAGTTTACCTGAAGAGTTCATCCCAACTTTATCGAGTACCGAACCTCAACCGGAACCTGAGGTAGAAAATGATGAGGCAGAGGAAGTATGTAAATCCCAGCCTCAGGGTGGTGCAGCCTcagggaagaagaaaaggaagaagaggagaggcaaGAAGAAAGGAGGACCAGCGGAGGATAAGAACCAAGAAAAGGACGAAACCGTTgaagaaaagagcaaaaaacagAATCAGGCAAAATCAGCTACAACAGGCCAAACAACAGAACCCAATGCGGGTGACTCTGTCAGTGAAACGCTCCAAGAATCCAAGGTAGAGGAAGTTAAAAGTGAGCAGGTCAGGAAACAGGATGTAGAAGGAGTAGATGTAGTGAGACTCACTGATGAAACCTTTGAAGACTCAAGAATGGAGCCGGACAAAGAACAAACCctaaagacagaaaacacagaagaaactTGTTTGACGACTTCAGGCTCTTTGTCTGACACTGAGATAAGAGAGGACGATGTTTTAGGTGAACAGGATGAGGAACAAAGTTTGGGAAGTCAAAACGTAAAGACGGACACGCCCACTGATAACTGTTCTCCAACTGACAGTCTTAAAGAACACAAAGGAATGGATCCCGAAAACAATGAACAAAACGAGGAACAAACACAAAACGCAGGAGAAGAAAAGATTGTGACTCCTGAGACCTTGACTACAGCTGAACCTCAGAAGGAAACCAAAGAGGATGATGTCTTAGAAGAACAAGAGGAACCAAGTTTGGCAACCGAAACGACAAACACCGATACGCCCACAAAAACTCCTGTGGAATCCAGAATGATGCAAGATGAGGAGCAAACAGAAGATACAGAAGTACAAGCTCTCAAGGAAATAGGAGATGATGTCGGCGATGAAGAGAATAAAGAGCAAAATTTAGAAACAGAAGAGGTAGAAGCAGGAGAAACACCAGGAACACTGAAGGAATCTAGAATGGAAcccaaaaacaatgaaaacgtTATAGAGCAAAGTTCAGAGACAGAAAACGATGACGAAAAGTCCATGACGCCGTCTGACATCCTGTCCAATGATGAacctctgaaggagatcagaGAGGATGAGAACTTAGATGACCAGAAAGAGGAACAAAGTTCAGCAAGTGAAACAGTAAAACCTGAGACACCCACTGAAATCCTTTCCACCTTGGAAACTCTCAAAGATCCAGAAAACGTTGAGAAACTTGATGAACAGACTTTGGAAACTGAGAAAGAGAGCATGTCTCCGTCTACCGTTGGAGATCTCAAGGCTTTGTGTGTCTCAGCGTTGTCTTCAAAACTGTCTAAGGTCTCTGATGAGGCAGAGGAGGCACCAGAGATGGTCCAAGAGGATGAGAAAGCAGGCGCTGAGATCGAACAGCAATCCGTGGAGGATAAATCACAGCTAGAACCAGATGGAACTGaaaaggaggagctgaaggaagaggaaggcgaCGGAAAAGCTTTCAACGCTGAAAAAAGTCTGGATGAACAACTGGAGGAACCAACCAGTGAGGAGTCTGCTGATACCAAAGAAATCGACACGTTTAACTCATCAGATCCGCTGGAACACGCTGCTGGGATTGGTTGTTCCACCGAGGAGgatgacaggaaggaggaagcagctgaGGATCCAGACCTGGACACCAGACGGAGGGATCTCCTCAGTGAGACACATGATGGTTCCTCAGAGGAGCAACCACAGGAACCCGACGAAGAAAAGTCTGAGGACGCAGCTTCACCTCAACCAAACCTGCGGGACACTGACGAAGAGGACGGTGACGACGAGGAAGGGCAGTCGTTTGACTTTGATGACATGGACGTGGAGGTTGCTATAGCAACAAACCTCCCTGAACATCAGCAGGATAGCGTGGAGGAGGGCGTCGAAGTCACGTCAGAGGAAGGCGGCCGTgacggttcaggttcaggcCTGACTCACACAGAGCAGAGTCCAGCCGATGAAGACGAGCAGGTTGAGAGGAAGCCTCTCCAGGAAGCTGCAGGTGGGAACCAGAAACCCacagctgaggaggaagaacaggtCGCAGTTGTCGAGGAGTCGGGCGTCGTGTCGGAAACGGTCACCCAGACGCCCGTAGAGGAAGGATTAGACGCTGTGGCACAGCTACAGGAGAAAGACGAGGCGTCACCACAGAGTGTCGGTCCAGGGGTCGGCAGCAAAGAGACGAAGAAAGACGTGAAGAAGAACAGCAAGAAAGGCAAAGCGAAGGGCAAAGAGGAGTGTAAAATGTCTTAG